A section of the Mycolicibacterium anyangense genome encodes:
- a CDS encoding inorganic diphosphatase translates to MEFDVTIEIPKGQRNKYEVDHETGRVRLDRYLYTPMAYPADYGFIEDTLGEDGDPLDALVLLPLSVFPGVLIEVRPVGMFKMVDEAGGDDKVLCVPAGDKRWDHIQDIGDVPKDELDSIQHFFTHYKDLEPGKFVKGSDWVGRAEAEAEVERSRERFAAEGH, encoded by the coding sequence GTGGAATTCGACGTCACCATCGAGATCCCCAAGGGCCAGCGCAACAAGTACGAGGTCGACCACGAGACCGGACGGGTCCGGCTGGACCGCTACCTCTACACCCCGATGGCCTACCCCGCCGACTATGGCTTCATCGAGGACACCCTCGGCGAGGACGGCGATCCGCTGGATGCCCTGGTGCTACTTCCGCTGTCCGTGTTCCCCGGCGTGCTGATCGAGGTACGCCCGGTCGGCATGTTCAAGATGGTCGACGAGGCCGGCGGCGACGACAAGGTGCTGTGCGTGCCTGCTGGTGACAAGCGCTGGGACCACATCCAGGACATCGGCGACGTGCCCAAGGACGAACTCGACTCCATCCAGCACTTCTTCACCCACTACAAGGACCTCGAGCCGGGCAAGTTCGTCAAGGGTTCCGACTGGGTCGGCCGGGCCGAGGCCGAGGCCGAGGTAGAGCGCTCGCGGGAGCGGTTCGCCGCCGAGGGGCACTGA
- a CDS encoding 2-oxo-4-hydroxy-4-carboxy-5-ureidoimidazoline decarboxylase, translating into MLLHQGIGLEAFNELPDRKAMHALYECCNSVTLARDLSRGRPYADHNALFRRADALLFSLSETVIDDILQAYPHVGTRPRSTKSQAEQCSVWDDRPEVMAELRAVVQEYTERFGYDFVMHVGGLAPDCCAESVIGVVRDRMHHDPETERKVVRNELARINRSRLERMLGPEGGYDNWG; encoded by the coding sequence GTGTTGTTGCATCAGGGCATCGGGCTGGAGGCTTTCAACGAGCTTCCGGACCGCAAGGCCATGCACGCTCTCTACGAGTGCTGCAACAGTGTGACGCTGGCTCGGGATCTGTCCAGGGGACGCCCCTACGCCGATCACAACGCCCTGTTCCGCCGTGCCGACGCGCTGCTGTTCTCGCTGTCGGAGACGGTCATCGACGACATCCTGCAGGCCTACCCGCATGTCGGGACGCGGCCGCGCAGCACCAAGTCGCAGGCCGAGCAGTGCTCGGTGTGGGACGACCGGCCCGAGGTGATGGCCGAACTGCGGGCCGTCGTGCAGGAGTACACCGAACGATTCGGCTACGACTTCGTGATGCACGTCGGCGGATTGGCCCCTGACTGCTGTGCCGAGTCGGTGATCGGCGTTGTCCGCGACCGGATGCACCACGATCCCGAGACCGAGCGCAAGGTGGTGCGCAACGAACTGGCCCGGATCAACCGCAGCCGTCTGGAGCGGATGCTGGGTCCCGAGGGCGGCTACGACAACTGGGGCTGA
- the alc gene encoding allantoicase: protein MTGAANPHFLSFPDLAARTAGGSVVWANDDLFAERENLITPKPAEFRPATFGHKGQVYDGWETRRRRGATAQDCDQAIVRLGVPAIVRGVVVDTAWFTGNYPPQVSVEAAFVEGYPSVEELLENTVWITIVERSDVNGDTRNPFKVNSSRRWTHVRLSIYPDGGVARFRVHGEALPDPRFADGLPLDLAALENGGRVTACSNMFYSSPNNLLLPGTARTMGEGWETSRRRDAGNDWVQVRLAGQGVLTAAELDTSYFLGNAPGQGRLMGRDGDGDWFEVLPITDLRPDTRHRLLLDGRRPVSEARLDIYPDGGMARLRLFGRLTDDGARTVRERWDASA, encoded by the coding sequence GTGACTGGTGCCGCGAACCCGCATTTCCTGTCGTTCCCAGATCTGGCGGCGCGCACTGCCGGCGGGTCGGTGGTGTGGGCGAATGACGACCTGTTCGCCGAGCGGGAGAACCTGATCACACCGAAACCCGCCGAGTTCCGGCCGGCTACCTTCGGTCACAAGGGCCAGGTGTACGACGGGTGGGAGACCCGCCGGCGCCGCGGCGCCACGGCGCAGGACTGTGACCAGGCGATCGTGCGGCTGGGAGTGCCTGCGATCGTGCGCGGCGTGGTCGTCGACACGGCATGGTTCACCGGGAACTACCCGCCGCAGGTCTCCGTCGAGGCAGCCTTTGTCGAGGGTTACCCCAGTGTCGAGGAACTACTGGAGAACACGGTCTGGATCACGATCGTGGAGCGCTCCGACGTCAACGGTGACACCCGAAACCCGTTCAAGGTCAACTCATCTCGCCGATGGACGCATGTGCGGCTGTCGATCTACCCGGACGGTGGGGTGGCCCGGTTCCGGGTGCACGGAGAGGCATTGCCGGATCCGCGGTTTGCCGACGGCCTGCCGCTGGATCTGGCCGCATTGGAGAACGGTGGCCGGGTGACCGCCTGCTCGAACATGTTCTACAGCTCGCCGAACAACCTGCTGCTGCCCGGCACGGCGCGGACGATGGGCGAAGGGTGGGAGACCTCCAGGCGCCGTGACGCGGGCAACGACTGGGTGCAGGTTCGACTAGCCGGACAGGGCGTGCTGACCGCCGCCGAACTGGACACCTCCTACTTTCTCGGCAATGCCCCAGGGCAAGGCCGGCTGATGGGACGCGACGGCGACGGCGACTGGTTCGAGGTGCTGCCCATCACCGACCTGCGTCCCGACACCCGGCACCGCTTGCTGCTCGATGGCCGGCGACCGGTGAGCGAGGCCCGGCTGGACATCTACCCCGACGGCGGGATGGCGCGGCTTCGGCTCTTCGGCCGACTGACCGATGACGGCGCGCGCACCGTGCGTGAAAGGTGGGACGCCAGCGCCTAA
- a CDS encoding alpha/beta hydrolase, protein MALSMDPQVLAFLQPLMEAAAQVEPPAVGDVAIRRERAAPFFEMLAAGRPAVDGVTAQSFTVTAADGAELPLTWYMPASGATGSAALYLHGGGMIYSLAETAPAYDAGVRGYVAATGVPMLVVDYRVAPEHSGLTPVQDCYAALCWLAEHADELGVDPDRLAVAGDSAGGGLAAGVSLLARDRGGPAPALQLLIYPMLDDRTVTPDPALPPEFLTWTYEDNVTGWGALLGDLAGGDEVSAYSAPARATDLSGLPPTYLDVGDLDIFRDENVLYAQRLSISGVPTELHVHPGCPHAFEALAPAADVSQRVMADRVRRLRAL, encoded by the coding sequence GTGGCCCTGTCGATGGATCCCCAAGTCCTCGCTTTCCTGCAACCGCTGATGGAAGCCGCCGCTCAGGTCGAACCGCCGGCGGTGGGCGACGTCGCCATCCGGCGCGAGCGGGCGGCGCCGTTCTTCGAGATGCTGGCGGCGGGCCGACCAGCGGTCGACGGGGTGACGGCACAGTCGTTCACCGTCACCGCTGCCGACGGCGCCGAGCTGCCGCTGACCTGGTACATGCCGGCCTCGGGAGCTACCGGCAGTGCGGCGCTGTACCTGCACGGTGGCGGGATGATCTACAGCCTGGCCGAGACCGCACCGGCCTACGACGCCGGCGTTCGCGGATACGTCGCGGCTACCGGCGTGCCGATGCTGGTGGTGGATTACCGTGTGGCGCCCGAACATTCGGGACTGACGCCAGTCCAGGACTGTTACGCCGCGTTGTGTTGGCTGGCCGAGCACGCCGATGAACTCGGTGTGGACCCCGACCGGCTGGCGGTGGCCGGGGATAGCGCCGGCGGCGGGCTGGCCGCGGGCGTGAGCCTGTTGGCCCGCGACCGCGGTGGACCAGCACCGGCACTGCAGCTGCTGATCTACCCGATGCTCGACGACCGCACGGTGACGCCGGATCCAGCACTGCCGCCGGAGTTCCTGACGTGGACCTACGAGGACAACGTGACCGGCTGGGGAGCGCTGTTGGGTGATCTGGCCGGCGGCGACGAGGTGTCGGCCTACAGCGCTCCGGCGCGCGCGACGGATCTCTCCGGACTGCCACCCACCTACTTGGATGTCGGCGATCTGGACATCTTCCGTGACGAGAATGTCCTTTACGCACAACGACTTTCGATCTCCGGAGTGCCGACCGAGCTGCATGTGCATCCGGGCTGCCCGCACGCATTCGAGGCGCTGGCCCCTGCCGCGGATGTCTCCCAGCGGGTGATGGCGGACCGGGTGCGTCGGCTGCGGGCGCTCTAA
- a CDS encoding acyl-CoA dehydrogenase family protein codes for MDLSLNDDEVMLQRSLEAFFSSESGPDCVRAAEPVGFDDGLWRRVVHLGTPMMAMPEAVGGGSASTMASVIAVQEAGRRLAPIPLAEAIAANSVLARSGPAELAAAAGHGALGTLAIRPPLNGVYRLVPAGAVADVVIVIFNDELIALRRKRSGDRPYSMPPPNLGCSPIADVDLHDEAFERIVLTSGAEAHQIYADALTEWMLLTAAALDGLRGAALDLAVEYVKARKVFGTPVGWFQAVQHRLADLSMSGDGARLLVSKAAWARQQRLDTAANLAMMAFLFTAEVSFKTCREAVQFHGGYGFTLEYDIQLYLRRAKAWSLAAGDPHVIYQQLAAQLFPETQE; via the coding sequence ATGGACTTGAGTCTCAATGACGATGAGGTGATGCTGCAGAGGTCGCTCGAAGCGTTTTTCAGCTCCGAGTCCGGGCCCGACTGCGTCAGGGCCGCAGAACCGGTCGGGTTCGACGACGGGCTGTGGCGGCGCGTGGTCCATCTGGGGACACCAATGATGGCGATGCCGGAAGCTGTTGGTGGCGGCTCCGCTTCGACAATGGCCAGCGTGATCGCCGTTCAGGAAGCGGGCCGGCGGCTCGCACCGATACCTCTTGCCGAAGCCATCGCCGCCAACAGCGTCCTCGCGCGGTCGGGCCCGGCGGAACTCGCCGCCGCAGCAGGCCACGGCGCGCTGGGGACGCTGGCGATCCGGCCGCCGCTCAATGGCGTGTACCGGCTGGTCCCTGCCGGCGCTGTGGCCGATGTCGTCATTGTGATCTTCAACGATGAGCTGATTGCATTGCGTCGCAAGAGATCTGGTGACCGTCCGTACAGCATGCCGCCGCCGAATTTAGGGTGCAGCCCGATCGCCGACGTCGACCTACACGATGAGGCGTTCGAGAGAATAGTGTTGACCAGCGGCGCCGAGGCGCACCAGATCTACGCCGACGCGCTTACGGAGTGGATGTTGCTGACTGCCGCCGCCCTCGACGGGCTGCGGGGCGCGGCGCTGGATCTCGCGGTCGAATACGTCAAGGCGCGCAAAGTGTTCGGCACCCCGGTCGGCTGGTTCCAGGCCGTGCAACACCGGCTGGCCGATTTGAGCATGAGCGGCGACGGGGCGCGCCTTTTGGTCTCTAAGGCCGCCTGGGCACGACAACAGCGTCTCGATACGGCCGCCAACCTGGCCATGATGGCGTTTCTTTTCACCGCCGAAGTCAGCTTCAAGACTTGCCGTGAAGCCGTGCAGTTCCACGGCGGCTACGGCTTCACCCTCGAATACGACATCCAGCTCTACCTGCGGCGAGCGAAGGCATGGTCACTCGCCGCAGGGGATCCCCACGTGATTTACCAGCAGCTGGCGGCGCAGCTATTCCCCGAGACACAGGAGTGA
- a CDS encoding acyl-CoA dehydrogenase family protein, whose product MDFTQDEDELKPYREQASRWIEHNLPALASEAERQRVSGDSFSPEIHRCLAAAGWLGAGWPTEYGGTDNEVGVARAIHQQIALSGVRMIAWLTTSFVINTIRDRGTEAQKKSIISDALRGAMIIALGYTDPEAGSDAAAARTRAVRHGDEWVINGQKMFTSCAHLATHVFMLTRTDPELPKHNGLTTFLVPLDAEGVEIQPVWTLSGERTNATFYADVRTPDEFRIGDINGGWDVLRTALMYERGGQRDNLRPENLETTRSAVEWAQRNHRDDGSRVWDDPVVRERLVRHAINEEITELLRYRAVWAAQQGDLSGAPTAAVKVFGSETTQQREWDLLDMFGAAGVLKREAGDAPLDAAIEEAARDGVVGPIAGGSNEVLRGIIAERQLGLPRCRPPR is encoded by the coding sequence ATGGACTTCACCCAGGACGAGGATGAGCTCAAGCCGTATCGTGAGCAGGCGAGCCGGTGGATTGAACACAACCTTCCCGCCCTCGCGAGCGAGGCCGAACGCCAACGCGTGAGCGGGGATTCATTCTCGCCGGAAATCCACCGATGCCTCGCCGCCGCGGGCTGGCTCGGCGCAGGATGGCCAACCGAATACGGCGGCACCGACAACGAGGTTGGGGTAGCCCGCGCGATTCATCAGCAGATCGCGCTCAGCGGCGTTCGCATGATCGCCTGGCTCACCACATCGTTCGTCATCAACACCATCCGGGACCGGGGCACCGAAGCACAGAAAAAATCAATCATCTCCGATGCGCTGCGCGGAGCGATGATAATCGCCTTGGGCTACACCGATCCTGAGGCGGGCTCGGACGCCGCAGCCGCACGCACCCGAGCGGTCCGGCACGGCGATGAGTGGGTGATCAACGGGCAAAAAATGTTCACCAGCTGCGCGCACCTCGCGACTCACGTGTTCATGCTCACCCGCACCGATCCAGAGCTACCCAAGCACAATGGTCTGACCACCTTCCTGGTCCCTCTCGATGCCGAAGGCGTGGAGATTCAACCGGTCTGGACGCTTAGCGGGGAACGCACCAACGCGACCTTCTATGCCGACGTACGGACACCCGACGAATTTCGCATCGGAGACATCAACGGCGGCTGGGACGTGCTGCGTACCGCACTGATGTACGAACGTGGCGGCCAACGCGACAATTTGCGCCCAGAGAACCTCGAGACGACACGCAGTGCAGTGGAATGGGCGCAGCGCAACCATCGTGACGACGGCAGTCGAGTATGGGATGATCCGGTTGTGCGGGAGCGCCTCGTGCGTCACGCCATCAACGAAGAGATCACCGAGCTACTGCGCTACCGCGCGGTGTGGGCAGCCCAACAGGGCGACCTCTCCGGTGCCCCCACCGCTGCCGTCAAGGTATTCGGTTCCGAGACCACCCAGCAGCGGGAGTGGGATCTGCTCGACATGTTCGGTGCCGCCGGTGTTCTCAAGCGGGAAGCCGGTGATGCCCCGCTCGACGCGGCAATCGAGGAAGCCGCCCGCGACGGCGTTGTCGGCCCGATCGCCGGAGGCTCCAACGAGGTACTTCGAGGAATAATCGCCGAGCGGCAACTGGGCCTACCCAGGTGCCGACCACCCCGGTGA